The Cystobacter fuscus DSM 2262 DNA segment CCTCATGATGATCGACAGCCGGTCCCAGGACGGTGTCCACGTGCGAGCCCCCTTGTTGCACGGATGAGTGGCGTTACATGTTCTCGGGTGTGGCGATGCCCAGCAGGGTGAGCCCCGCGGCGAGCGCCGCGCGCGTGGCATCCGTGAGCGCCAGCCGCGCCTGCTTGAGTGGCTCGTCCCCCTCGAGGAGGACGCGCTTGGCCCGATCCTGGTTGCCCAGGGTGTAGTAGCGGCTGAACTCCGCGGCCAGATCCAACAGCCACCGGGCGACATAACTCGGCTCCTGTTGATCCGCCGCTTCCTGCACCACCACGGGCAGCCGGGCGATGGCGCGCAGCACCGCTTGTTCCTCGGGCAGCGTGAGCCGGCTGGCATCGTAGGTGGTGGGCGCGCCGCCGCCCTTGCGCAGGATGTTGCAGGCACGCGCGTGGGCATACTGGAGGTAGGCCCCGGTGTGCCCGGTGAAGTTGAGGATCTCGTCCCAGTCGAAGGTGTAGTCGGTGGCGCGGCGGTTCTTCAGGTCGCCGAAGAAGATGGCGCCCAGGCCGATCTGCTCCGCCAGCGCCTCGGGGTCGTCCGTCTGGATCTTCCCCTCCTCGATGTTGTTCTTCACCAGGGCGAGGGCGCGCGAGCGCGCCTCGTCGAGCACGTCGGTGAGCAGCACCACGTTGCCCTGGCGCGTGCTCATGCCGTGCACGCGGCCGAAGTTGACGTGCACCATGCGCTCCACGAAGTCGCGGCCCATGGCCTTGAGCACGCGGAAGAGCTGCCGGAAGTGCAGCGACTGATCCGTGGCCACCACGTAGAGCGACTTGTCGAAGTGGAAGCGCTCGTGGCGATCGATGGCCGCCGCCAGGTCGCGCGTGGCGTAGAGCGTGCTGCCGTCGTTCTTCTTGAGGAGCACGGGCGGCTCGTTCTCCTCGTAGGGCAGATCCACGATGAGGGCGCCCTCGGACTGCTTGACGCCCACCGTGCGGGAGATCTCCGCGATCACCGGCTCCATCTTGTCCTGGTAGAAGCTCTCGCCCTCGATGTGCTCGAAGCGGATGCCCAGCCGGGCGTAGATGCGCAGGAAGTCGCGGATGGACGTCTCGCGGAACTCCTTCCACAGCGCGAGCGCCTCGGCGTCATTGGCCTCCATGCGCCGGAAGAAGTCGCGAGCGCGCTCGTCGAAGGCGGGCTCCTTCTCCGCGCGCTGGTTGGCCTGGACGTACACCTTGACCAGGTGCGCCATGTCCTGGCGCTTGGCCGGGTCGCCGTACTCCTGGAAGCCCACGGCGACGAGGCCGAACTGCTTGCCCCAGTCGCCCAGGTAGTTGATGCCCTCCACGCGGTAGCCGAGCGCCCGGTGCAGGTTGGCCACGGCGTGGCCGATGACGGTGGAGCGGATGTGGTGGAAGGCGATGGGCTTGGCGATGTTGGGCGAGGAGTAGTCCATCACCACCGTCTTGCCCGCGCCCGAGTCCCCGCCGCCGTAGCGCGTGCCCTGGGCGCGCGCCGCGTCGATGACCTCGGCGGTGAAGGGCAGGAGCGAGAAGCGCGCGTTGACGTAGGGGCCAGCGGCCACGATCTCCAGCCCGGGCACCTTCAGGTTCTGCGCGAGCCCGGCGGCGATCGCCGGAGGCGCCTTCTTCTGCGCCTTGGCCAGGGGAAAGGTGGGAAAGGACAGGTCCCCGTGCGCGGGATCGGCCGGCTTGACCTGGGCGTCGATCTCGGAGGCAGGCACACCCAGCGACTGGGCGAGCGCCTCGACGAATGCTGCCCGGTAATGCGAGTAGGCGGAAGTGCTCATGGGACGCGCGGCATACTAAACGAAGGAGTCGGGTATTCCGCGCATCTTCTGTTGACGCATCGTGTCGATCTGTCTCTTGGTGGAGCCTCTTCAGGACACCGCGCCCCGGCGGCTCGGGCGCACCACGGCGGCCACGGTGTCGAGCAGTCGCGGCAGTTGGAGGGGCTTCTCGAAGAAGCCATCGATGCGATCCAGGCCCTGGCCGGCGCCGAGGGTGGACACGTCGCTGGCGCCCGAGATGATGTAGACGGCCACGTCGGCGAGCGACTCGGTGCCACGGATGAAGCGCAGCACCGAGCGGCCGTCTTCCTCGCTCAGGCGCAGATCCAACAGCACCATGGCCGGGCGGATGTGCGAGAGGATGGAGCGTGCCTCGGAGGCGCCCGAGGTGGACATC contains these protein-coding regions:
- the argS gene encoding arginine--tRNA ligase; its protein translation is MSTSAYSHYRAAFVEALAQSLGVPASEIDAQVKPADPAHGDLSFPTFPLAKAQKKAPPAIAAGLAQNLKVPGLEIVAAGPYVNARFSLLPFTAEVIDAARAQGTRYGGGDSGAGKTVVMDYSSPNIAKPIAFHHIRSTVIGHAVANLHRALGYRVEGINYLGDWGKQFGLVAVGFQEYGDPAKRQDMAHLVKVYVQANQRAEKEPAFDERARDFFRRMEANDAEALALWKEFRETSIRDFLRIYARLGIRFEHIEGESFYQDKMEPVIAEISRTVGVKQSEGALIVDLPYEENEPPVLLKKNDGSTLYATRDLAAAIDRHERFHFDKSLYVVATDQSLHFRQLFRVLKAMGRDFVERMVHVNFGRVHGMSTRQGNVVLLTDVLDEARSRALALVKNNIEEGKIQTDDPEALAEQIGLGAIFFGDLKNRRATDYTFDWDEILNFTGHTGAYLQYAHARACNILRKGGGAPTTYDASRLTLPEEQAVLRAIARLPVVVQEAADQQEPSYVARWLLDLAAEFSRYYTLGNQDRAKRVLLEGDEPLKQARLALTDATRAALAAGLTLLGIATPENM